ATCAAGAGAGCAGACTCCAGACGGTGCCTACGTTGGAAGAGAGCCTTGCAGTTTGTTGTGCCTCAACTAAAACGATTATTCAGCAGATAGTGATGTTTCTCGCTGTACGCTGTCATGCATTCAGGCTGAATCTTGAAGGGGACCTCATTGTTTTAGCAAGTGCAGCTTCTCGGATCAACTGGAAAACGTCACTTAGACGCCTCTTCAGGTTCGGACAGCTGAAGAGGAGAGCTCTTCAGTGACATGCGTGCAACACACCTTGTGCGATGCCCGTTTTTCAAACTCTCAAGCAGAACTCGGTTTCTTTTGGCTGCAAGCTGGCCTTGAGAATTTCGTGGCCACGCGCTGCAAACCCTCTTTATTGTTCCACACTGTGTACAAAAGCTTATCGTCTTGGTGCGTGTTTGAAAGCATCTACTCGCGTGTGAAGAGAGAATTTTTCCTTTCAAAACAAAGATAGTAAAGTTGTCCCTTTTTTCGTTCCCTCTTTACATTCTCACTCGATAGCGCAGGCTCTCTTTTATTTTGCTGGAAAGCTTTGCGATTTCTCGAGTAACTTTGAGCCTGCGTTCTGTTGCATGAGTTAAGAATAGTAAATCCGTCATGTGCCTCTTTCTTTTGTCTGGCAAAAATGGCCCCTTTACAGGGAGCAGTGCTTGCTAGCTGAAAAACAGATTATGCTATTAGTTCAACTACACCTTTCGTTGCACATAGCATTGAAGTATCTGTAGACTGTTCTGCTTGTGGCTGATATGAACGGTCAACTGGATACGGCCGTTAAGCTCCCTGATTTCAAAAAAATGAGAACTTCGTGCCCCTAACTCAGCCCAGATTAGAGTCCATCAAATACACCTTCCCTACAAATATATCGTTTGTCTCTCAACATCCCCATTCTGCCGCACAGCATGACTCCAACTccgcgccacccccgcctgccacaggcccctCATTGGGCGGGGCaaagcgggagggggggggagaaacGCGTGTTAGGGCAATGCCGACCCCGTCACCTGAGCACGGCTTCCGCCTGGagctccacccctccccgcaCCGCAGGTCGCCTTACAGCCGCTCCAATGCTGCCGGTCGCCAGGTGAGGTGCATTCGAGCCACGCTGGCACTCTGCCTATCGTGTGGATGGCACAAACGTGTTCAcggtcgcaggtcgctccgatCCAGCGCAATACACGACCTGACCgtcggcatcagcagcgacagacAGCTCTGATTTCGCTACGCCGTAGGCAGTTGACCCTGCTACCATCAGAAGTGGCTCGGTGCGGGCAGGGATAGAGGCTGCTTGGCCTCTCcagagagagggtggtgggtgcTGGACCCCGGATACCACACTGAGGTGTACTCCGTCACGAGGGAAATCTTAAGATCGTAATGGTAATGACAGCAATAATGGTATAAAAGAAAAAGACGCAAACACAGAAAAAAGACGGAAGGCGGAGAATAGAAAATCCACGTTTTGAACTTAGGCATCACATGCCCTCTCCTCATATATCGCCAATTGTTAACCCCCTTTTTTGACCTTTTTCCGCTCTTTCTATTCTTATCGCAATATCAAAGGTTGCCTCAGCCAATTATTTGCCGCATAGTTGTGCGCACTCAAAAGTTCCTGAACTAACCTTTTTTCTATTTGTGTTCGTAGCTGAAAGTCTTGTACTTTCACTGTTTTCACATTGCTGTGTCGCTTTCGCATCTCTTTGTTTCCCTTCGCCTGACGGCTTTACTCCATTTTTGTTTTTCAGCAATGGCTTTCTCGCTGCTTTCCCTCATCGGAGtggctgccgtggctctTCTTCTTGCAGTGGCTGCGCCAAGCTCTGCGGACACCATTACTGTCAATGCTGCCACACAGGCGTGGTTGCAGATGTGGATTGAGTCTATTCCAAACCTGCAGATCGTTTGGCTGAACCCGAACATTTGCTCTCGCGCTGGCATCGAGTGCGTCTCTGCCACTAACTCTATCAACATTCGTCTGGATGGCGTGACGTCGGCTGGCTTCAACTTCATCGGAACCCTCCCCGAGGTTGACAGCTCCATCGACGGCAATGAGCTTCAGATCACCAGCATCTCTGTCAGAGGTAAGACTCGCTTCACCGGCACTATCCCTGCGTCGTGGTCGCGCATCACCCGGCTGACTCGCCTGGATTTTAGCAGAACGCGGATGAGTGGCCGGATTCCTGATGAACTCGGCAGCCTCGCTACCTTGGTGTCTGTCGACTTCTCGAACTCATACTTCTGCTATGGCCTACCCAACTGGGAAGCCTCTAACATGCCGATCCTTGCACAGGCCATGTTCACGAATAACAACATGCGCGGCCCATTTGCCTCATCCTGGTCCACCTTCCCAGCTTCCCTGAAGCTGGACATCACCGGCAACAAGCTATGCGGTTGCATGCCCAGTTCGTGGGACTCCAAATCGAACctggtggctgctgccaAGGCCATGGATGCTGGCACCGTCTCCAACTGCTTTCGTTCTTGCAACTCCGCTTCCCTGTCTTACTGCCCGGCTCCGCCCACTGGCAACGGCGCGCAGATGATTACGATGACCACGGCTGTGGTTGGTCTGGTTGTCGCTGCTGTTTCCTTGGTCTTGTAAGGACTATAGACATGTCTTATTTGGGTGAGCTCAACTTGACCGTTGTCGCATTGTACTGTGAATTTCATTTAGTTATAGTTGAGCATTTTTTACCCCTTTCCTCCCGAAAAAAAATATTTATGTGCTTACCTTCTCTCTATTTATTTTGCATTTATGCGTCgatttttccttttttttctcagCGTCACTTTTGTTGCCTGAtcgagaaaaaaagggcgcGTTGACGTGCACATAGCACATTTTGGCAGAGGAAAGCAGAACGTGCGAGACACTCTTGAGTTTATTTTGCAGCGTATTTGCTGCCACTGTTGCTGTGCATGGAGGGGAACGACTCTACATCTTTTAGGCTTATGTGCATACACCAAAGCAGCAACAAAATAATATCTAGTACCGCCACAAAGTTAAAAGACACGGAAAACGCAGCGAAACAGAAAAGGAGGGCAAGTagaagagcgagaaggaACGCAAAGAAAATCATAAAATTACATCTCGCCCAAATTATCAATGTAAACCCTTTTATGTGCGTTTTTTCCCACACTTTCTCTATGCAGCCGGAGGATCATCGACTGCGGTGACTTCATCCAAGCTTCTCACTCATTTCTGATCATTTTTTCGAGTTTTGGTTTGTAAACTTTGCTTTTCCTCATTTCTTGATTACGAATTTCATAAATCAAGAAAAATAGAAAAATATGCCCCCCCGATATAGGCAAGTGATTgctcatatatatatatatatattcgaTTCCTCACCTTCCGCATTCACATTTGTTTAAGCgctgctgttttttttttccgcttttccccctttctcctAGTTTGGTtctgttttctctcttttttgtCTCGCCCCCTTTTCGAGCTATAGGAACAGTTTCGCAAAACTTTCTCTACCACTTTTCGCGCTTTACAACTGTTTACAGTATTCATCAATTTTATGTGCTTGTACtcacagaaaaaaaaaacgtatCCGTCTCCTCCTTTGCTTTGTATTTGTCTTTGTTGTTCAGTGAGCTGAAAGTCAGGAGGTCGCGTGAAGAGTTCGAGCGATTTGAATCACGCTTGCAGTCACAAACCTACCTATCTTTTCAATTTTCAGGATGAGAAAACCACAGAGGTTACGATGTGAATACACGAATATTATTACAGCCGAGAAGACGACGCCTCCATTCTTTTTGAAGTTGAAGAATGACCTGATCCAAGAAAGGAACGAATAGAACGGATGCGATTTCATATGCGTTTCCCCTCGTCattctttttctcttctgATTCTCTTTCCAGCCCCAcctttctcttcccctttctctcATTTTCTCTTTTCATTCTCCCTCTTTCGTCTCTCTTCCGTTATCTGTTTTCCCAAGCAGCCCATGTGATTAAATATTTCTCCTTTTCATATTTTTACTatttttcttcttctgccCAATATTTCCGTTCTTTCTGATTTctattttttcttttttttttatatcgttatatatatatatatatatatttatttatttatttatatTCATATATATTTGTTCGTGTTTTCTTTTATTCTTGCGCCGCTAGGACTGTGGTACCTCTACCCCTGCCACAGCCTTCGCCCTGCCTGCGTTTGCTATGAAGGCCGCCCACATGATGCTGTATCCCATATGCTACGCGAGATCGACAACAAAGATAATAGGCAGAATCAACGGGCTGGGGGCATTCTGCCTTTGCACACCGCACACAACGCACTGGACAGGGCCAAAAGCCAAGAAACAAATCAAGAAGAAAAGATGCGCCCATGGAAAACGAGACGAACGGCGGAAAGCGAAGGCGGCGTGGGGGGTTGTAGGTGAGGGAAGGTGTtgtgaaggaggagaagagtgGCGAGACGTGCGGGGGAGAAGAGCAGGATGAGAAGGGGCGTGGAAAGGCgtagaggaagggagggggaaatGAAAAGAGGACAAAGGGACAGCTCAGTCATCAATGGTGAGACTATCGACTCGCTCTCCCTATCCAGgctcacccccttcctccacccAGACGCAAGAAGACTGACGTCCACCTCCGTCATTCGACCCTTTCAGTTACTCATCTGATGTTTACTTCCTTTCGTCGTGATGACTTATGCGCACAGTTGATGCTCTACCCCaaacacacatgcacacatgtgCCCCGCTCTCTCCACTGATTACGTCTCATTCccgctcttccctctctttctctcgaCGACACTGCGTGCTCTCCACGCGGGCTTTTGGTACCACAGAGCCgacctgcgtgtgcgtgatgtGCGCTGTGGAACCAGAGGCCGATAAGTGAGTGTTTGGGAGGACTTGTGTGTGCCGTCTCATGTGTGAACAGGGGCCAAGAAGGGAGCCAGAGAAATGGCCGCAGAACGAAAAGTTGCTCAGAGAGCATGACACCACGGATACGTGTGCCCTTTGCTCTGACTCCTTGCCTTCCCCGCCCTTCGCATGTCGCTGCCGCGATCCTCTGTTTCTCCCCCATGACTCTTCCGTTACTCTTCCGACCTCTCTTCTGCCTCCCCTGCACCGTCTTCCCCGACCAACCACTCATCTCTCTGTTCTCCACGCCACAACTCGAACGCTTAGAGGTATGCCTGAGAAGAAGCCCAGACGTGTCGCGGTTGCCTCTTGGCTCGTCTGCTGCCTttgccctctctcttcgtctCTTGCTCCACAGATTCCAGCCCGTATATCGGACATAATGTGAATACGCTCACATACACTCGCGTCCAGCCGTCTTCCATACCTTTTCTCCCCTCCATTTCTCTGCTTTAAGTACGGGTGAACTCACCGTGCTCCCTGATGACAGGGGTACACCTCAGTGTGGTATCCGGGGTCCAgcacccaccaccctctctctgGAGAGGCCAAGCAGCCTCTATCCCTGCCCGCACCGAGCCACTTCTGATGGTAGCAGGGTCAACTGCCTACGGCGTAGCGAAATCAGAGCTgtctgtcgctgctgatgccgacGGTCAGGTCGTGTATTGCGCTGGatcggagcgacctgcgaccgTGAACACGTTTGTGCCATCCACACGATAGGCAGAGTGCCAGCGTGGCTCGAATGCACCTCACCTGGCGACCGGCAGCATTGGAGCGGCTGTAAGGCGACCTGCGGtgcggggaggggtggagctCCAGGCGGAAGCCGTGCTCAGGTGACGGGGTCGGCATTGCCCTAACACGCgtttctcccccccctcccgctttGCCCCGCCCAATGaggggcctgtggcaggcgggggtggcgcggAGTTGGAGTCATGCTGTGCGGCAGAATGGGGATGTTGAGGGAAGAAGGATTCACCATCCTATCGCTGCCGCGCAACTTGCTACTGCCTCCGCTGTGCTTTCAAAGTTAGCCGTCTACGAtgacagcggcagctccaAACGACTCGACTAGCATCGACGAGTCCTCATTCTCTCACGCCCCTCGCTGCCTCCGACTACGGCACACTATCCATCCATCCACGCAGCCGCCCACCGCTGATGGAAGACCTCCAGCTTTGTGTAAAGTCCCGCACGAAAAGGCACACATCTCCCCGAGACTTTCGCCCATTCCCACCCGAAGCTCAAAAGAACATTATCACACCAGGCGCTTGGATCCTCTaccgccctcctctccataCCACACGCCTTGTCGCACCCCTTCATCTAAAGAAGCAACGCACTATCGTCTTTACATTTTCTCACGTATTcaccagcacctcctcctgcacgcaCTCAGAGCTTGCACACCTTGACACGAGTAACACAAGCCCCCTGACTGAGAGACTATCATGCACCACTCTGAGGTTGCGagccgcgtgtgcctgtgtgtgtgcgctgctgatgcgcggaggaggagcagcgagggtgcgggtgcgtgcggcgcactgCGCCTCGCCAGGGCGGTTGCCGTTGCCCTCGCGGCCTGTTGCtccgcgcgccgctgtggaCCTGTGCACAGATGATGATTGACTGTAACATCACAGACTTTGAGTCGCGATGATAGCAACCATGTCGCCCCAGTCTgacgtgcgccggcgccgtgcacgccgtgtgggtgtgcgcgtgcgcatctAGAGCTGTGCCTGTGTGATGTCGCGGGGGCCGTgcgtgcccgccgctgcgcgttgaCATGATCGACACCTAGGCTGATGTAAAGCCGTCGCAGATGGACATTGAGTGGCGTACGCCGTGAAACCAACCCCGCCTCGTCTGATCGCGCGcactccttcccccctccccctgccgcgcggcatctctgccgtgtgcggcgtgcgtgacgctgcttctgctgctaGTGCTAGTGCTAGTGCTACTGCTGCCCACTGGCCCCGTCACCTTGAGGGCGCCCGTGCCGCTTGTCGGCGCATGCTGGGCGTACGGCCTcgagtcgctgcggcgctggcgtacgtgcgcgcgtgcgtgcatgtgccgTCTGCGCTGCGATTCGGGGGGCCACAGAGCAAGGGGTGCGAGCTCGCGGCGTGATGCTCGGCGtgctccgcgcgcgcctgacgcaccgccgcgcgccgcggttCCCGTTACGCATATCCTGTGTGCGCTCCAGCCCCGTCGGGGCCATGACGAGTCCGCAACCAACCATGCGTTACACAttgcctgcgcgcgcgcgcgaggagaCGACGCGCTCACTGTAGTGCGCGTGCCGCAAGACCCACAGGCACCGTGCATGAAACTG
This genomic interval from Leishmania mexicana MHOM/GT/2001/U1103 complete genome, chromosome 5 contains the following:
- a CDS encoding surface antigen-like protein: MAFSLLSLIGVAAVALLLAVAAPSSADTITVNAATQAWLQMWIESIPNLQIVWLNPNICSRAGIECVSATNSINIRLDGVTSAGFNFIGTLPEVDSSIDGNELQITSISVRGKTRFTGTIPASWSRITRLTRLDFSRTRMSGRIPDELGSLATLVSVDFSNSYFCYGLPNWEASNMPILAQAMFTNNNMRGPFASSWSTFPASLKLDITGNKLCGCMPSSWDSKSNLVAAAKAMDAGTVSNCFRSCNSASLSYCPAPPTGNGAQMITMTTAVVGLVVAAVSLVL